The following are encoded together in the Gasterosteus aculeatus chromosome 7, fGasAcu3.hap1.1, whole genome shotgun sequence genome:
- the fgb gene encoding fibrinogen beta chain isoform X2, with amino-acid sequence MINKASRDKSRRVGLGGQSEDEDTMRTLLRVCVCVCVCLAAAQDNLDYDDYEVDNKGSSAKNATAKAAAVDARGHRPLTRGGDTYTRNRNVPPPISGGARYRGRPTPAPVGGQQPKEKERQPDEGGCMHAAEEMGVLCPSGCELKTMLLKQERNVKTGINELKPRVEDLSQASNSVYTYVTSMSTSLRERQRVVNGNNRVVIQYTDRVEEQHAYIKDTVDTTFPSTIRVLQGVLDKIRIKIQRLEMAIEAQKGECQEPCQTKCPIPVVSGKECEEIYRRGGTDSQMYLIQPDPFYPAYKVFCDQTTQNGGWLLIQNRLDGSVDFGRRWDEYRRGFGNTAFDVGKGHCETPGEQWLGNDRISQLTKMGPTEVLIEMEDWTGARVHAQYRQFTVMGETASYVLAVDGYSGNAGNSLLEGTYELFGENRTMTIHNGMMFSTYDRDNDNWNPGDPSKQCAREDGGGWWYNRCHSANPNGRYYMGGAYTRHMAKHGTDDGVVWMNWKGSWYSLKAMSMKIRPYFHMPG; translated from the exons ATGATTAATAAAGCGAGCCGGGATAAAAGCCGGCGGGTCGGACTCGGGGGACAGAGCGAGGACGAGGACACGATGAGGACGCTGCtgagggtgtgcgtgtgcgtgtgtgtgtgtctggccgCGGCGCAGGACAACCTGGATTACGACGACTACGAAGTG GACAACAAGGGCTCATCTGCAAAGAATGCAACG GCCAAAGCGGCGGCCGTAGACGCCCGTGGGCACCGCCCACTGACGAGGGGCGGGGACACCTACACCCGCAACCGCAATGTCCCGCCCCCTATCAGCGGCGGAGCCAG GTACCGCGGCCGTCCCACCCCCGCTCCGGTCGGGGGGCAGCAGCCGAAGGAAAAGGAGAGGCAGCCGGATGAGGGCGGATGCATGCACGCCGCTGAGGAGATG GGTGTTTTGTGTCCCAGCGGCTGCGAGCTGAAGACGATGCTGCTGAAGCAAGAGAGAAATGTCAAGACG GGCATCAACGAGCTCAAGCCTCGGGTGGAGGATTTGTCCCAAGCTTCCAACAGCGTCTACACCTACGTCACCAGCATGTCCACCTCGctgagggagaggcagagggtgGTCAACG GCAACAACAGGGTGGTGATTCAGTACACCGACCGGGTGGAGGAACAACACGCCTACATCAAGGACACAGTGGACACCACCTTCCCCTCCACCATCAGAGTGCTGcag GGGGTCCTGGACAAGATCAGGATAAAGATCCAGAGGCTGGAGATGGCCATCGAGGCCCAGAAGGGGGAGTGCCAGGAGCCGTGCCAGACCAAATGTCCCATACCGGTGGTGTCCG GGAAGGAATGTGAGGAGATCTACCGCCGTGGAGGAACAGACTCCCAGATGTACTTGATCCAGCCGGATCCCTTCTACCCTGCTTACAAGGTCTTCTGTGACCAGACCACCCAGAACGGAG GGTGGCTGCTCATCCAGAACCGGCTCGACGGAAGCGTCGACTTCGGCCGCCGCTGGGACGAATATCGCCGCGGTTTTGGCAACACTGCCTTCGACGTCGGAAAGGGTCACTGCGAGACTCCAG GTGAACAGTGGCTGGGCAACGACCGTATTAGTCAACTGACCAAGATGGGCCCCACTGAGGTCCTCATTGAGATGGAGGACTGGACAGGAGCCAGA GTCCACGCCCAATATCGCCAGTTCACCGTCATGGGCGAGACGGCCAGCTACGTGCTGGCGGTCGACGGTTACTCCGGCAACGCCGGCAACTCTCTGCTGGAGGGTACGTACGAACTGTTCGGTGAAAACCGCACGATGACCATCCACAACGGCATGATGTTCAGCACCTACGACCGAGACAACGACAACTG GAACCCGGGCGACCCCAGCAAACAGTGCGCCAGAGAGGATGGCGGCGGCTGGTGGTACAACCGCTGCCACTCGGCCAATCCCAACGGCCGGTACTACATGGGCGGAGCCTACACGCGCCACATGGCGAAGCACGGCACCGACGACGGCGTGGTGTGGATGAACTGGAAGGGAAGCTGGTACTCGCTCAAGGCCATGAGCATGAAGATCAGGCCCTACTTCCACATGCCCGGCTGA
- the tlr2 gene encoding toll-like receptor 2, translated as MGQPPDRHLALLLLLLLWGQRSNPEVRRPSCDRCDRRLACNCSCGGWTCVPTVTDRALTLDLSFNYITAVTGDDLTGHGALGSLSLHGNKVSAIHPSAFDPLWSLEELDLSDNQLSVLDHRWFLRLGALRELNLLHNPYSRLGSGAVFRPLVRLRRLRFGSPALEELKRGDLSGVTELEELTVDANNLTRYEAGALAYVWPLDRVTLRLRGPFLGNTSLASAVLGDVSYPETQLVLEDLNVMRNRSAQPFRETASRRVRKITFRNFSVSDEAIVDLLMVMNGAPLTSLFIDGLTLSGEGRWERAKRTDHKSIDEFFMRNIVVLKVFHFASFLELSFLLHYPSKVSIINSQVFVMPCLTSRLLVNLQYLDLSDNLLTDLTMMETLCNGDGTLKGLRALNVSGNALKSLSTMSQQVAKLSKLTHLDISRNGYSSMPMGCTWPSTLRYLNISRAKLTSITPCLPVTLEVLDLSYNDLNRFTVPLPALRELHLSGNKLLRLPPGGRFPNLQTLTVQSNTLNTFGPADLRGYKRLQDLQAGQNKFVCSCDFVHFLRSALHGVGDVHLTDGAESYVCDSPLHLQGEPVGRVRLSVVACHRVLFVSVSCGAALLVGVLACVLLWRLHAFWYLKMMWAWLRAKRSSRRRRRRDGEESEQLLSYDAFVSYSERDAGWVENFLVPELEEPRDNDEGATTHRAPRPLTLCLHKRDFLPGHWIVDNIMSAMERSRRTVFVLSENFVLSDWCRYELDFSHFKLFDGSAGGEAAILVLLEPLSKEDVPKRFCKLRKLMSSNTYLEWPQREEGRAEFWRRLRCAVGGGEDDPLPRDPSVLLTLCR; from the exons ATGGGCCAGCCGCCCGACCGCcacctcgccctcctcctcctcctcctcctctggggtcagaggtcaaacccAGAGGTCAGGAGGCCGTCCTGCGATCGCTGTGACCGCCGGCTCGCCTGCAACTGCTCCTGCGGCGGATGGACTTGCGTTCCCACGGTAACGGACCGGGCGCTGACTCTCGACCTCTCCTTCAACTACATCACCGCGGTAACGGGCGACGATCTGACAGGACACGGGGCGCTGGGGTCcctcagtctccatg GTAACAAAGTGTCCGCGATCCACCCGTCAGCGTTTGACCCCCTGTGgagcctggaggagctggatctGTCCGACAACCAGCTGAGCGTCCTCGACCACCGCTGGTTCCTCCGGCTCGGAGCTCTGCGGGAGCTCAACCTGCTCCACAACCCGTACAG CCGCCTGGGCTCTGGCGCCGTGTTTCGGCCGCTGGTGCGGCTGAGGAGGCTGCGGTTTGGAAGTCCTgctctggaggagctgaagagagGAGACCTGTCTGGAGTcacggagctggaggagctcacCGTGGACGCCAACAACCTGACCAG GTACGAAGCCGGGGCTCTGGCGTACGTTTGGCCCCTGGATCGCGTCACGTTGAGGCTCCGCGGCCCATTTTTAGGGAACACATCTTTGGCCTCGGCTGTGCTCGGGGACGTGTCTTACCCCGAGACGCAGCTGGTTCTGGAGGACCTCAATGTGATGAGGAACCGGTCTGCTCAGCCCTTCAGAGAGACGGCCAGCAGGAGGGTCAG GAAAATCACCTTCCGCAACTTCTCTGTGTCCGACGAGGCCATCGTTGATCTTCTCATGGTGATGAATGGAGCGCCGCTCACCTCGCTGTTCATAGACGGCCTCACCCTGTCAGGCGAGGGGAG GTGGGAGCGAGCCAAACGGACCGACCATAAAAGCATCGACGAGTTCTTCATGCGCAACATCGTGGTGCTGAAAGTCTTTCATTTCGCCTCCTTTCTGGAACTGTCCTTTCTGCTGCACTACCCCAGCAAAGTGTCCATCATAAACAGTCAG GTGTTCGTGATGCCGTGTCTCACGTCCCGCCTGCTGGTGAACCTGCAGTACCTGGACCTGTCCGACAACCTGCTGACTGACCTGACCATGATGGAGACGCTGTGCAACGGCGACGGCACCCTGAAGGGCCTCCGGGCTTTAAACGTCAGCGGAAACGCTCTGAAG TCTTTGTCCACGATGAGCCAGCAGGTAGCCAAGCTTTCCAAACTGACCCACCTGGACATCAGCAGGAACGGATACAGCTCCATGCCCATGGGCTGCACCTGGCCCTCCACCCTGCGATACCTCAACATCTCTAGGGCCAAACTCACCAGCATCACGCCCTGTCTACCCGTAACTCTGGAG GTCTTGGATCTGAGCTACAATGATCTCAACCGCTTCACGGTGCCCCTCCCCGCCCTGAGGGAGCTCCACCTCTCTGGGAACAAGTTGCTGAGGCTTCCCCCTGGAGGCCGGTTCCCCAACCTGCAGACCCTCACAGTGCAG TCGAACACCCTGAACACCTTCGGCCCCGCGGATCTCCGGGGGTACAAGCGGCTCCAGGACCTCCAAGCGGGTCAGAACAAATTTGTGTGCTCCTGTGATTTTGTCCACTTCCTCCGGTCGGCGCTTCACGGCGTCGGAGACGTGCATCTGACCGACGGAGCGGAGAGCTACGTCTGCGACTCCCCTCTCCACCTGCAGGGGGAACCGGTGGGCCGAGTCCGGCTGTCCGTGGTCGCGTGCCACCGGGTTCTGTTCGTGTCCGTGAGCTGCGGGGCGGCGCTGTTAGTGGGGGTGCTGGCGTGTGTCCTGCTGTGGCGCCTCCACGCGTTCTGGTACCTCAAGATGATGTGGGCGTGGCTGAGGGCCAAACGGAGctcccggcggcggcggcgcagagACGGCGAGGAGTCGGAGCAGCTGCTGTCTTACGACGCCTTCGTGTCCTACAGCGAGAGAGACGCCGGCTGGGTGGAGAACTTCCTGGTACCTGAGCTGGAGGAGCCGAG GGACAACGATGAAGGCGCTACGACCCACAGAGCCCCGCGACCTCTGACCCTGTGCCTCCACAAGCGGGACTTCCTTCCCGGACACTGGATCGTGGACAACATCATGAGCGCCATGGAGCGCAGCCGGCGCACCGTCTTCGTCCTCTCGGAGAATTTCGTCCTGTCGGACTGGTGCCGCTACGAGCTGGACTTCTCGCACTTCAAGCTGTTCGACGGCAGTGCCGGCGGAGAGGCGGCCATCTTGGTCCTGCTGGAGCCGCTGTCCAAGGAAGACGTCCCCAAGCGCTTCTGCAAGCTGCGCAAACTCATGAGCTCCAACACCTACCTGGAGTGGCCTCAGCGGGAGGAGGGCAGGGCGGAGTTCTGGAGGAGGCTGCGCTGCgctgtgggaggaggagaagacgacCCGCTTCCACGGGATCCTTCTGTTCTCCTCACACTTTGCAGATGA
- the fgb gene encoding fibrinogen beta chain isoform X1: MTIIRIKGIKGDSARVNCPRSRRPVPPMINKASRDKSRRVGLGGQSEDEDTMRTLLRVCVCVCVCLAAAQDNLDYDDYEVDNKGSSAKNATAKAAAVDARGHRPLTRGGDTYTRNRNVPPPISGGARYRGRPTPAPVGGQQPKEKERQPDEGGCMHAAEEMGVLCPSGCELKTMLLKQERNVKTGINELKPRVEDLSQASNSVYTYVTSMSTSLRERQRVVNGNNRVVIQYTDRVEEQHAYIKDTVDTTFPSTIRVLQGVLDKIRIKIQRLEMAIEAQKGECQEPCQTKCPIPVVSGKECEEIYRRGGTDSQMYLIQPDPFYPAYKVFCDQTTQNGGWLLIQNRLDGSVDFGRRWDEYRRGFGNTAFDVGKGHCETPGEQWLGNDRISQLTKMGPTEVLIEMEDWTGARVHAQYRQFTVMGETASYVLAVDGYSGNAGNSLLEGTYELFGENRTMTIHNGMMFSTYDRDNDNWNPGDPSKQCAREDGGGWWYNRCHSANPNGRYYMGGAYTRHMAKHGTDDGVVWMNWKGSWYSLKAMSMKIRPYFHMPG, translated from the exons ATGACGATAATACGAATAAAAGGTATAAAG GGTGACTCAGCTCGGGTAAACTGTCCCCGCTCACGTCGCCCGGTTCCACCAATGATTAATAAAGCGAGCCGGGATAAAAGCCGGCGGGTCGGACTCGGGGGACAGAGCGAGGACGAGGACACGATGAGGACGCTGCtgagggtgtgcgtgtgcgtgtgtgtgtgtctggccgCGGCGCAGGACAACCTGGATTACGACGACTACGAAGTG GACAACAAGGGCTCATCTGCAAAGAATGCAACG GCCAAAGCGGCGGCCGTAGACGCCCGTGGGCACCGCCCACTGACGAGGGGCGGGGACACCTACACCCGCAACCGCAATGTCCCGCCCCCTATCAGCGGCGGAGCCAG GTACCGCGGCCGTCCCACCCCCGCTCCGGTCGGGGGGCAGCAGCCGAAGGAAAAGGAGAGGCAGCCGGATGAGGGCGGATGCATGCACGCCGCTGAGGAGATG GGTGTTTTGTGTCCCAGCGGCTGCGAGCTGAAGACGATGCTGCTGAAGCAAGAGAGAAATGTCAAGACG GGCATCAACGAGCTCAAGCCTCGGGTGGAGGATTTGTCCCAAGCTTCCAACAGCGTCTACACCTACGTCACCAGCATGTCCACCTCGctgagggagaggcagagggtgGTCAACG GCAACAACAGGGTGGTGATTCAGTACACCGACCGGGTGGAGGAACAACACGCCTACATCAAGGACACAGTGGACACCACCTTCCCCTCCACCATCAGAGTGCTGcag GGGGTCCTGGACAAGATCAGGATAAAGATCCAGAGGCTGGAGATGGCCATCGAGGCCCAGAAGGGGGAGTGCCAGGAGCCGTGCCAGACCAAATGTCCCATACCGGTGGTGTCCG GGAAGGAATGTGAGGAGATCTACCGCCGTGGAGGAACAGACTCCCAGATGTACTTGATCCAGCCGGATCCCTTCTACCCTGCTTACAAGGTCTTCTGTGACCAGACCACCCAGAACGGAG GGTGGCTGCTCATCCAGAACCGGCTCGACGGAAGCGTCGACTTCGGCCGCCGCTGGGACGAATATCGCCGCGGTTTTGGCAACACTGCCTTCGACGTCGGAAAGGGTCACTGCGAGACTCCAG GTGAACAGTGGCTGGGCAACGACCGTATTAGTCAACTGACCAAGATGGGCCCCACTGAGGTCCTCATTGAGATGGAGGACTGGACAGGAGCCAGA GTCCACGCCCAATATCGCCAGTTCACCGTCATGGGCGAGACGGCCAGCTACGTGCTGGCGGTCGACGGTTACTCCGGCAACGCCGGCAACTCTCTGCTGGAGGGTACGTACGAACTGTTCGGTGAAAACCGCACGATGACCATCCACAACGGCATGATGTTCAGCACCTACGACCGAGACAACGACAACTG GAACCCGGGCGACCCCAGCAAACAGTGCGCCAGAGAGGATGGCGGCGGCTGGTGGTACAACCGCTGCCACTCGGCCAATCCCAACGGCCGGTACTACATGGGCGGAGCCTACACGCGCCACATGGCGAAGCACGGCACCGACGACGGCGTGGTGTGGATGAACTGGAAGGGAAGCTGGTACTCGCTCAAGGCCATGAGCATGAAGATCAGGCCCTACTTCCACATGCCCGGCTGA
- the fga gene encoding fibrinogen alpha chain has product MERLNLLVWLGAICAASTLAVLDPRGARPVEQGTRSDKCATEKEWPFCTDDQWGPKCPSGCRIQGLMDRFEHGSLKRVEKIRSLLDQHRAKHRSTDLVTKQTYDYLKEKLTSDAGNDNSYYDLAQGLRQRISDMKIKIDRQLSILRALKQRVGDQVVEMQRLEVDIDIKLRSCKGSCQSYNTFAVDHESYVGLEKQVNQLDSQSAQNIESVGTLYVMKSRPLKDSVVDSPFKSKDVDGGTQKQNMFPDVPMVELKLEHEGSVSSPATISKVMGTSYSSPSKGGSSSSSSSSSSSITNLGGDIFNMGGGGGGGGSHMSTTTVSCTRSVRKTVVHTKDGPVEKMVQVMEGGPGCEAMTDVTKGGMGPFPGFTSSSSSSSSSSSFSTKTTAHSGGTKGSLLDTGFDLTNPFGDDLGLFKTSNVDDDLPDFQARSVKSTRLERHADHVGKDCVDAQQHHLKGEANGLFKIKPGGADGGVVEVYCRQEGLMGGWLLVQQRESGALDFNRSWAEYRGGFGSVDAAGRGEFWIGNRNLHLLTGGGETLLKVELEDWEGGAAGAEYTAAVGPEGEGFPLSVSGYLGDAGDALTPTHGGMKFSTFDRDNDAWGGSCAEVNGGGWWYNGCLSANLNGAYHHPPHRGEGGVVWSTYKPADYSLKAVRVFIRPAAF; this is encoded by the exons ATGGAGAGACTCAACTTGCTCGTCTGGCTCGGTGCGATTTGTGCGGCTTCTACTCTG GCGGTGTTGGACCCCCGGGGAGCCCGACCGGTGGAGCAAGGCACCAGATCCGATAAGTGTGCCACAGAGAAGGAGTGGCCTTTCTGCACCGACGACCAATGG GGCCCCAAGTGCCCGTCGGGCTGCAGGATCCAGGGTCTGATGGACCGATTTGAACACGGCTCCCTGAAGAGGGTGGAGAAGATCCGCAGCCTCCTGGACCAGCACAGGGCCAAGCACCGGTCCACGGACCTGGTGACCAAGCAGACGTACGACTACCTGAAGGAGAAGCTCACCTCCGACGCCG GCAACGACAACAGCTACTACGACCTGGCCCAAGGCCTCCGTCAGAGGATCTCCGACATGAAGATCAAGATCGACCGGCAGCTGAGCATCCTGCGCGCCCTGAAGCAGCGCGTCGGGGACCAGGTGGTGGAGATGCAGAGGCTGGAG GTGGACATCGACATCAAGCTCCGATCCTGCAAAGGTTCCTGCCAAAGCTACAACACCTTCGCGGTGGACCACGAGAGCTACGTGGGGCTGGAGAAACAG gtCAACCAGCTGGACTCCCAGTCGGCTCAGAACATCGAGTCGGTGGGGACGCTGTACGTGATGAAGAGCCGGCCACTGAAGGACTCGGTGGTCGACAGCCCCTTTAAGTCCAAGGACGTGGACGGCGGAACGCAGAAACAGAACATGTTCCCCGAT GTGCCGATGGTCGAGCTGAAGCTCGAGCATGAGGGCTCCGTCTCATCCCCGGCAACCATCTCAAAGGTCATGGGCACTTCCTACTCTTCGCCCTCAAAGGgcggcagctcctcctcctcctcctcttcctcctcctctatcaCCAATCTCGGCGGCGACATCTTCAACatggggggcggcggcggtggtggtggaaGCCACATGTCCACCACGACCGTCAGCTGCACCAGGAGCGTCAGGAAGACTGTGGTCCACACCAAAGACGGGCCGGTGGAGAAGATGGTGCAAGTGATGGAGGGAGGCCCCGGGTGCGAGGCCATGACGGACGTCACAAAGGGAGGGATGGGCCCCTTCCCCGGcttcacatcctcctcctcctcctcctcttcttcgtcttctttttCGACCAAGACGACTGCGCACAGCGGGGGCACCAAGGGAAGCCTCCTGGACACCGGGTTCGATCTGACGAATCCCTTCGGCGACGACCTCGGCCTCTTCAAGACGTCCAACGTGGACGACGACCTCCCCGACTTCCAGGCCCGCAGTGTGAAGAGCACGCGGCTCGAGCGGCACGCCGACCACGTGGGAAAAG ATTGCGTCGATGCTCAGCAGCACCACCTGAAGGGCGAAGCGAACGGCCTGTTTAAGATCAAACCGGGCGGCGCTGacgggggggtggtggaggttTACTGCCGGCAGGAGGGGCTAATGGGGGGGTGGCTGCTAGTCCAGCAGAGGGAGTCCGGCGCGCTTGACTTCAACCGATCTTGGGCCGAGTACCGCGGCGGGTTCGGCTCGGTGGACGCCGCGGGCCGGGGGGAGTTCTGGATAGGCAACCGCAACCTCCACCTGCTGACCGGCGGGGGCGAGACCCTGCTGAAGGTGGAACTGGAGGACTGGGAGGGGGGTGCGGCCGGCGCCGAGTACACTGCAGCGGTGGGCCCGGAGGGGGAGGGCTTCCCGCTGAGCGTGTCCGGGTACCTCGGGGACGCCGGAGACGCCCTGACGCCGACCCACGGCGGCATGAAGTTCAGCACCTTTGACCGGGACAACGACGCGTGGGGGGGGAGCTGTGCTGAGGTTAATGGCGGCGGTTGGTGGTACAACGGCTGCCTGTCGGCCAACCTCAACGGAGCGTACCACCACCCGCCGCACAGGGGGGAGGGCGGAGTGGTGTGGTCGACGTACAAACCGGCCGATTACAGCCTGAAGGCCGTCAGGGTCTTCATCCGGCCGGCGGCTTTCTAG